The following proteins are encoded in a genomic region of Deltaproteobacteria bacterium:
- the rplK gene encoding 50S ribosomal protein L11, whose protein sequence is MAKKAVAQIKLQCPAGAANPAPPVGPALGQHGINIMEFCKQFNAATQKQAGMIIPAIITVYSDRSFTFILKTPPASVLIKKAAKVEKGSGLTGKEKVGKITKAQVEEIAKIKLPDLNCATLDAAVNTVAGTARSMGIEVV, encoded by the coding sequence ATGGCCAAAAAAGCGGTCGCACAAATCAAACTGCAATGTCCCGCCGGCGCGGCAAACCCGGCGCCTCCTGTGGGGCCGGCGCTCGGCCAGCACGGCATCAACATCATGGAGTTCTGCAAGCAGTTCAACGCCGCCACGCAGAAGCAGGCGGGGATGATCATCCCGGCCATTATCACCGTTTACTCCGACCGGTCGTTTACTTTTATCCTGAAAACCCCTCCAGCCTCGGTGCTCATCAAGAAAGCGGCGAAGGTCGAAAAAGGGAGCGGGCTCACCGGCAAGGAAAAGGTGGGAAAGATCACGAAGGCGCAGGTGGAGGAAATTGCCAAAATCAAACTTCCCGATCTGAACTGCGCCACGCTTGATGCCGCCGTCAATACGGTGGCCGGAACGGCGAGAAGCATGGGGATCGAAGTCGTTTGA